A genomic window from Acinetobacter lwoffii includes:
- a CDS encoding DUF1285 domain-containing protein: MDKPVPSTNPTKKVTYPDDKNLMDIAQYLKDAQGSHKRSIPPLEQWQPKHCGTMDLKVLANGEWWHEGQLIKRQPMIDLFATVLWKENDKFYLKTPVEMIEIEVEDEPLFVNQVDQVEINGVTYLQLGTTTQDLIIVDAEHPIFMREYKGELRPYVHVRFGINALIQRAAFLHLVEMGELDENPAGETVLSLKSGDLDLHLST; the protein is encoded by the coding sequence ATGGATAAGCCAGTACCCAGCACAAATCCGACGAAAAAAGTAACTTATCCCGATGATAAAAATTTAATGGATATCGCACAATACTTAAAAGATGCACAGGGCAGTCACAAAAGGTCAATACCCCCTTTGGAGCAATGGCAGCCAAAGCATTGTGGCACAATGGATCTCAAGGTTTTAGCCAACGGCGAATGGTGGCACGAAGGTCAATTGATCAAGCGTCAGCCGATGATTGACCTGTTTGCAACGGTGCTCTGGAAAGAAAACGATAAATTCTATCTAAAAACACCAGTAGAAATGATTGAAATCGAAGTTGAAGATGAACCTTTATTTGTCAATCAGGTCGATCAGGTTGAGATCAATGGAGTGACTTATCTGCAACTGGGCACAACCACGCAAGACCTGATTATTGTCGATGCTGAACATCCAATCTTTATGCGTGAATACAAAGGTGAGTTGCGGCCTTATGTGCATGTGCGTTTTGGGATTAATGCCCTGATTCAGCGTGCGGCATTTTTACATCTGGTCGAGATGGGAGAGCTTGATGAAAATCCGGCAGGCGAAACCGTTTTAAGTTTGAAAAGTGGTGATTTAGACTTGCATTTGAGCACCTGA
- the lnt gene encoding apolipoprotein N-acyltransferase codes for MRAYFDKLLSSNQQQKPLPLIYPVLIALFAGAIFSLALAPYHYWWLAILSPALLYACLRGRTAKQAFGIGWAYGIGLWFVGAFWLYTSIHVYGDTSAFLSVVMILIMALVMGLFSAVQTFVYRRFFPETPLTFAPLWVLFEWSKTWVFTGFPWLFAGYAFTERYLDAYAPLFGVFGVSFVVIILACALVEILNRRLFWAIPSAVLLLGAWGAAQLTFVEQKNQKPLTVSLIQGNIPQDLKWLTEYQVKTLLIYANLSRTEWGRDLIVWPESSIPMFQTDIEAFLEAMKVQAEKSGTAWVTGIPYWDLAESQAAGYPKYYNSIMASGNESDGLYKKQRLVPFGEYIPLSGWLSWVLPGLQNDPSMSGFTRGADHQKPLNVKNHPLGSAICYEVAYPNLTRRNASQSDFLVTVSNDAWFTGTAGPLQHLQMVQMRAKENGRWFIRATNTGVTAFIDHNGHIVKKAPVDQEAVLRGELPAMQGETLYMKLSDWPVMIFSVLLLLIGWRFRPRKVDVSFKSRR; via the coding sequence ATGAGAGCGTATTTTGATAAGCTGTTGAGTTCTAATCAACAGCAAAAACCGTTGCCGCTGATCTATCCTGTTTTAATTGCCTTATTCGCAGGTGCCATCTTTAGTTTGGCACTAGCCCCCTATCATTACTGGTGGCTGGCCATTCTGTCTCCAGCACTGCTCTATGCCTGCCTGCGCGGACGTACAGCAAAACAGGCTTTTGGCATTGGCTGGGCTTATGGGATCGGCTTGTGGTTTGTCGGCGCATTCTGGCTCTATACCTCGATTCATGTCTATGGCGATACCAGTGCATTTCTCAGCGTTGTAATGATCCTGATTATGGCACTGGTGATGGGTCTGTTTAGTGCCGTTCAAACGTTTGTCTATCGCCGCTTTTTCCCGGAAACTCCTTTAACCTTTGCCCCGCTGTGGGTGCTGTTTGAATGGTCCAAGACCTGGGTCTTTACCGGATTCCCATGGCTATTCGCCGGCTATGCCTTTACCGAACGCTACCTAGATGCTTATGCGCCCTTATTCGGGGTGTTTGGCGTATCTTTCGTGGTGATCATTCTGGCCTGTGCGCTGGTTGAAATTCTAAATAGACGCCTGTTCTGGGCCATTCCTTCGGCAGTTTTATTACTCGGTGCCTGGGGCGCAGCACAGCTGACGTTTGTTGAGCAAAAAAATCAAAAGCCTTTAACGGTTTCCCTGATTCAGGGCAATATTCCGCAAGACTTGAAATGGCTAACTGAATATCAGGTGAAGACCTTATTGATTTATGCCAATTTGAGTAGAACCGAATGGGGCCGTGATCTGATCGTCTGGCCGGAATCTTCGATTCCCATGTTCCAGACTGATATTGAAGCCTTTCTGGAGGCCATGAAAGTACAAGCTGAAAAATCAGGCACTGCATGGGTGACCGGCATTCCATATTGGGATTTAGCAGAATCACAGGCTGCAGGCTATCCAAAATATTACAATAGCATTATGGCCAGCGGAAATGAATCTGATGGGCTATACAAGAAGCAACGACTGGTTCCCTTTGGTGAATATATCCCCTTATCAGGCTGGCTGAGCTGGGTCTTGCCAGGTCTGCAAAATGATCCTTCCATGAGTGGTTTTACCCGGGGCGCAGATCATCAAAAACCATTGAATGTGAAAAATCATCCATTGGGTTCTGCAATTTGTTATGAAGTGGCCTACCCGAATTTGACCCGTCGCAATGCCAGCCAAAGTGATTTTCTGGTGACCGTGTCTAATGATGCCTGGTTTACCGGCACGGCAGGACCATTACAGCATCTGCAAATGGTGCAAATGCGTGCTAAAGAAAATGGCCGCTGGTTTATTCGCGCCACCAATACCGGTGTAACCGCCTTTATTGACCACAATGGCCACATCGTGAAAAAAGCCCCGGTGGATCAGGAAGCGGTATTACGTGGTGAACTTCCAGCCATGCAGGGCGAAACGCTGTATATGAAACTCAGTGATTGGCCAGTGATGATCTTCTCAGTTCTGCTTTTGCTTATTGGATGGCGCTTCCGTCCACGTAAAGTGGATGTCAGCTTTAAGTCAAGAAGATAA
- a CDS encoding DUF4062 domain-containing protein — translation MLDKRYQVFISTSGAEMQPERIILSQTLVGMGFFSWGLEQRTPLNTAFARRQIDDCDYVVILLGSQYGEQSVSGVGYMHLEYIYAVTKQKPIIVFMHDDPASRESALHDAKPELQEKFKEFRQLLQQEVDQVFTYRSLRDLEMAVRFNMPQMLERYPVTGWVRPQNTQALHDEIDQLKAKVAQLERDGGTAEVDPFLSLPKVAMHEVFSFEYRMHAYQDGNFKEIKVQKKLTWAQLLALLGSTFVNPTPEEFFSKRMNEYLNETGLQDARVQMPRAHAVARAQMNIRALHSLKIQMRQNDWIVPSGRDDRQRMLWQITPKAQKLLDSSLLDLDRTFQYKSAY, via the coding sequence ATGCTGGATAAACGGTACCAAGTGTTCATCTCAACCTCTGGGGCAGAAATGCAACCGGAGCGTATCATTCTGTCTCAAACACTGGTAGGAATGGGGTTTTTCTCGTGGGGACTGGAACAGCGTACACCGCTGAATACTGCATTTGCACGCCGCCAGATTGATGACTGTGATTATGTCGTGATTCTGCTGGGAAGCCAGTATGGAGAGCAGTCGGTATCGGGTGTTGGCTATATGCATCTCGAATATATTTATGCAGTGACCAAGCAAAAACCGATTATTGTGTTTATGCATGATGATCCGGCATCACGTGAAAGTGCATTGCATGATGCCAAACCGGAATTACAGGAAAAATTTAAGGAATTCCGTCAACTGTTACAGCAGGAAGTCGATCAGGTCTTTACTTACCGTAGTCTGCGCGATCTGGAAATGGCGGTACGTTTTAACATGCCACAAATGCTGGAGCGCTATCCGGTGACCGGCTGGGTGCGTCCGCAAAATACCCAGGCGCTGCATGACGAGATTGACCAGCTGAAAGCTAAAGTCGCGCAATTGGAACGTGATGGCGGAACTGCAGAAGTTGATCCATTCCTGAGCTTGCCCAAAGTGGCGATGCATGAAGTTTTTTCTTTTGAATACCGGATGCATGCTTATCAGGATGGTAATTTTAAAGAAATCAAAGTTCAGAAAAAACTCACTTGGGCACAATTATTGGCATTGCTGGGTTCAACCTTTGTCAATCCCACACCTGAAGAGTTTTTCTCAAAGCGCATGAATGAATATCTGAATGAAACCGGTTTGCAGGATGCACGGGTGCAGATGCCGCGTGCGCATGCAGTTGCGCGTGCCCAGATGAATATTCGTGCCTTGCATAGTTTAAAAATTCAAATGCGCCAGAATGACTGGATTGTGCCATCCGGTCGTGATGACCGACAGCGCATGCTGTGGCAGATCACGCCAAAAGCGCAAAAGTTGCTGGACAGCAGCTTGCTGGATTTAGATCGCACTTTTCAATATAAGTCAGCGTATTAA
- the murI gene encoding glutamate racemase yields the protein MSAIQPISQLLDPMPNATADAPIGIFDSGVGGLSVALEIARHLPNERFVYYADTAHVPYGPRDDQEIRALTAQAIEWLYRQGCKVAVVACNTASAFSLDYLRDYYGENFPIIGLVPALKPAVLNTQSKTVAVLATPATFRGQLIKDVISRFAEPAQVKVLPVTSLDLVPFVEAGEQMSAACLQTLKEILQPVVDQGADYLVLGCTHYPFLKSSIQYIFGQKLTLIDSGFAVARQTAQILIKNGLLFEHESKESVKIELVVSGQNAEQLRPILQHLIPADLKWQVSNMSAV from the coding sequence ATGAGCGCTATTCAACCAATTTCCCAGTTATTAGACCCGATGCCCAATGCCACGGCAGATGCGCCTATTGGCATTTTTGACTCAGGCGTAGGCGGCTTGTCAGTCGCCCTGGAAATTGCCCGCCATTTGCCTAATGAACGCTTTGTCTATTATGCGGATACTGCGCATGTGCCTTATGGCCCGAGAGATGATCAGGAAATTCGTGCCTTGACGGCTCAGGCGATTGAATGGCTTTATCGTCAAGGTTGTAAAGTTGCGGTGGTGGCTTGTAATACCGCTTCCGCTTTTAGTCTGGATTATTTGCGTGACTATTATGGTGAAAACTTTCCGATTATCGGTTTAGTACCCGCACTTAAACCGGCCGTCCTGAATACCCAGTCGAAAACTGTGGCGGTATTGGCCACGCCTGCAACCTTCCGCGGCCAGCTGATTAAAGATGTCATTTCCCGTTTTGCCGAACCGGCTCAAGTCAAAGTCCTGCCTGTGACCAGTCTGGATCTGGTGCCTTTTGTTGAGGCTGGAGAGCAGATGAGTGCAGCCTGTTTGCAGACATTAAAAGAGATTTTACAACCAGTTGTAGATCAGGGCGCTGATTATTTAGTATTAGGATGTACACATTACCCCTTCCTAAAATCGTCAATTCAGTATATTTTTGGTCAAAAGCTGACATTAATTGACTCAGGATTCGCGGTTGCAAGACAAACGGCCCAAATTTTAATTAAAAATGGGTTATTATTTGAGCATGAGTCTAAAGAAAGCGTGAAAATTGAATTGGTGGTGAGTGGGCAGAATGCTGAACAGCTCCGACCGATTTTGCAGCACCTGATTCCGGCCGATTTAAAATGGCAGGTCAGTAATATGAGTGCAGTTTAA
- the hemH gene encoding ferrochelatase → MYSPAKAKVTIILANLGTPDEPTIPAVRRFLKQFLSDQRVIEIPKPIWQIILRLFILPFRPKRVSQAYAQVWGQDSPMREILFEQVAAVKTHLTQLYPQFELNVIPAMTYGNPNIQDVLAQVSAQPQEHVILFPLFPQYSATSTAPLYDAVAKWVVKQRNLPGLTVIRDYYQHPLFIQSLAQSVRDYQAIHGRPEKLLMSFHGIPQPYADKGDPYADRCRITGKLLAKALGLSEDQYAISFQSRFGKQEWIKPYTDVLLEDWAKQGVKSIQVMSPAFSADCLETLEELAIENAETFKALGGESYSYIPALNSREDHLRLLNSLLQANLDALTQTLTH, encoded by the coding sequence ATGTATTCTCCTGCTAAAGCGAAAGTGACGATTATATTGGCAAACTTGGGCACACCAGATGAGCCTACGATTCCAGCGGTACGCCGTTTCCTCAAGCAGTTTTTATCTGATCAGCGTGTGATTGAAATTCCCAAACCGATTTGGCAAATCATTCTGCGCTTATTCATTTTGCCTTTCCGTCCAAAGCGGGTATCACAGGCCTATGCGCAAGTATGGGGACAGGATTCGCCGATGCGTGAAATTCTGTTTGAGCAGGTCGCAGCAGTTAAGACCCATTTAACCCAGCTTTATCCGCAGTTTGAACTGAATGTGATACCTGCTATGACCTATGGCAATCCGAATATTCAGGATGTCTTGGCACAGGTCTCCGCGCAGCCACAGGAACACGTGATTCTATTTCCCCTGTTTCCCCAATATTCAGCCACTTCGACCGCACCTCTATACGATGCTGTGGCGAAATGGGTGGTTAAACAGCGCAATTTACCCGGTTTGACAGTGATCCGGGATTATTATCAACATCCTTTATTTATCCAGTCGCTGGCTCAAAGTGTACGGGACTATCAGGCAATTCATGGTCGGCCAGAGAAATTGTTGATGTCTTTCCACGGTATTCCACAGCCCTATGCTGATAAAGGCGATCCTTATGCCGACCGTTGCCGCATAACTGGCAAGCTGTTGGCTAAAGCCTTGGGTTTAAGCGAAGATCAATATGCGATCAGCTTCCAGTCGCGGTTTGGCAAACAGGAATGGATCAAGCCCTATACCGATGTTTTGCTTGAAGATTGGGCTAAGCAGGGGGTGAAATCAATTCAAGTAATGAGTCCAGCATTTTCCGCGGACTGTCTGGAAACGCTTGAAGAGCTGGCAATCGAAAATGCCGAGACTTTTAAAGCACTCGGCGGTGAAAGCTATAGTTACATTCCGGCATTAAATAGCCGTGAAGATCATTTGCGATTGCTCAATAGTCTGCTTCAGGCTAATCTGGATGCATTGACACAGACACTTACCCATTAA
- a CDS encoding electron transfer flavoprotein-ubiquinone oxidoreductase, which yields MEHIERESMEFDVVIVGAGPAGLSAAIKIRQLAIENNLNDLSVCVVEKGSEVGAHILSGAVLEPRAMNELFPDWKEQGAPLNVPVTEDKTFFLLSDEKSQEAPHWMVPKTMHNDGNYVISLGNVVRWLGQKAEELEVSIFPGFAASEILYHADGTVKGIQTGDMGIGKDGEPTHNFTPGYELHAKYTIFAEGCRGHLGKRLIQKFNLDKDADPQHYGIGIKELWEIDPAKHKPGLVMHGAGWPLNETGSSGGWWLYHAENNQVTLGMIVDLSYTNPHMYPFMEMQRWKTHPLIKQYLEGGKRISYGARAVTKGGFNSLPKFTFPGGSLIGDDAGFLNFAKIKGSHTAMKSGMLCGEAVFEAIAAGVEKGGDLAVARVVEGEDFFVKELTAYTDKFNNSWLKEELYNSRNFGPAMHKFGQWIGGAFNFIDQNVFKVPFTLHDLVQDHAALKTQAAESFKPNYPKPDGKLTFDRLSSVFVSNTVHEENQPAHLKLTDASIPVEVNLPKWDEPAQRYCPAGVYEIMENNDGSKRFQINAANCVHCKTCDIKDPSQNITWVTPEGGGGPNYPNM from the coding sequence ATGGAACACATCGAACGTGAATCGATGGAGTTTGACGTCGTCATCGTAGGCGCAGGCCCTGCGGGTCTTTCTGCTGCGATCAAAATCCGTCAACTTGCAATTGAAAACAACTTAAACGATTTGTCCGTTTGTGTCGTAGAAAAAGGCTCCGAAGTCGGTGCACATATTCTGTCTGGTGCTGTGCTTGAACCACGTGCCATGAACGAGCTGTTCCCCGACTGGAAAGAACAGGGTGCCCCGCTGAATGTCCCGGTGACTGAAGATAAAACCTTCTTCCTGCTTTCAGATGAAAAATCACAGGAAGCACCGCACTGGATGGTGCCTAAAACCATGCATAACGATGGCAACTATGTCATTTCACTGGGCAATGTGGTGCGCTGGTTAGGCCAGAAAGCGGAAGAACTGGAAGTGTCGATCTTTCCGGGCTTTGCCGCGTCTGAAATTCTGTATCATGCCGATGGTACAGTCAAAGGCATCCAAACCGGTGATATGGGTATTGGTAAAGATGGCGAACCAACGCATAACTTTACCCCGGGTTATGAACTGCATGCCAAATACACAATTTTCGCTGAAGGCTGTCGTGGTCACTTAGGTAAACGTCTGATCCAGAAGTTCAACCTGGACAAGGACGCTGATCCGCAACACTACGGTATCGGCATTAAAGAGCTTTGGGAAATCGATCCTGCCAAGCATAAACCGGGTCTGGTGATGCACGGTGCCGGCTGGCCACTAAATGAAACTGGTTCTTCAGGTGGCTGGTGGTTATACCATGCTGAGAATAACCAGGTGACTCTGGGCATGATCGTAGATCTGTCTTACACCAACCCGCATATGTATCCCTTCATGGAAATGCAGCGCTGGAAAACCCATCCATTGATCAAGCAGTATCTGGAAGGTGGTAAGCGTATTTCTTATGGTGCGCGTGCTGTGACCAAAGGTGGTTTTAACTCATTACCAAAATTCACCTTCCCGGGTGGTTCTTTGATTGGTGATGATGCCGGCTTCCTGAACTTTGCCAAGATCAAGGGTTCACATACTGCGATGAAATCCGGCATGCTCTGCGGTGAAGCGGTGTTTGAAGCGATTGCTGCTGGTGTAGAAAAAGGCGGTGATCTGGCGGTGGCGCGTGTAGTGGAAGGCGAAGATTTCTTTGTCAAAGAACTGACTGCTTATACCGACAAGTTTAACAACAGCTGGCTGAAAGAAGAGCTGTATAACTCGCGTAACTTTGGCCCGGCAATGCACAAGTTCGGTCAATGGATCGGGGGTGCCTTTAACTTTATCGACCAGAACGTGTTTAAAGTGCCATTTACCCTGCACGATCTGGTTCAAGACCATGCTGCACTAAAAACCCAGGCAGCTGAAAGCTTCAAGCCAAACTATCCAAAACCGGATGGCAAGCTGACCTTTGACCGTCTGTCTTCAGTGTTTGTATCGAATACCGTGCATGAAGAAAACCAGCCAGCGCATCTGAAACTCACCGATGCTTCAATTCCGGTGGAAGTGAACCTGCCGAAATGGGATGAGCCTGCACAGCGTTACTGCCCGGCAGGTGTTTATGAAATCATGGAAAATAATGACGGTTCGAAACGCTTCCAGATCAATGCAGCCAACTGTGTGCACTGCAAGACCTGTGACATTAAGGACCCTTCCCAGAACATCACCTGGGTGACACCGGAAGGTGGCGGTGGTCCGAACTATCCAAATATGTAA
- the tusA gene encoding sulfurtransferase TusA produces the protein MSPTEIIPSLQLNTRGLRCPEPVMMLHQAIRKSKAGDVVEVFATDNSTSWDIPKFCMHLGHELLLQEERLDENGNKEFHYLVKKG, from the coding sequence ATGTCCCCAACTGAAATTATTCCAAGTCTGCAATTGAATACCCGAGGTTTACGTTGTCCTGAGCCAGTGATGATGTTGCATCAGGCGATCCGTAAATCTAAGGCAGGTGATGTGGTTGAGGTGTTTGCCACGGATAATTCAACGTCGTGGGATATTCCAAAATTCTGTATGCATTTGGGGCATGAGTTGCTATTGCAGGAAGAACGTCTGGATGAAAATGGTAATAAAGAATTTCATTATTTAGTGAAGAAAGGCTAA
- the gspF gene encoding type II secretion system inner membrane protein GspF produces MPAYQFIALDASGKQQKGVLEGDSARQIRQQLRDKALIPVSVDPVEKKDQQHRRKWFEKSITAYDLALMTRQLSVLVAAAIPLEEAIRAVGKQSEKVHVQNLLMSVRSKVLEGHSLAQGLQQSGRFPELYIATIAAGERSGHLDLILDQLADYTENRFAMQKKIQGAMVYPIILMLMSFAIVMGLMTYVVPDIVKTFDQSKDALPWITVALMKASDFIRIAWPFLLIGGALGIFLLVRFLRTTAGHYAFDRLTLKLPLFGKLSRGINAARFASTLSILTQSGVPLVDALRIGAAVSNNWVIRDAVNLAAEKVTEGGNLATQLERSGYFPPMMVQMIKSGEASGELDRMLERASQMQDREVTTLISTLLALLEPLMLVLMASIVLVIVIAVMLPIVNMNNMI; encoded by the coding sequence ATGCCTGCATATCAGTTTATTGCGCTTGATGCTTCAGGAAAGCAGCAAAAAGGCGTGCTGGAGGGGGATTCTGCACGTCAGATCCGGCAACAATTACGGGATAAAGCACTTATTCCGGTCTCTGTTGATCCTGTCGAAAAAAAAGACCAGCAGCATCGTCGAAAATGGTTTGAAAAAAGCATCACCGCCTACGATCTGGCCCTCATGACCCGGCAGCTATCTGTGCTGGTCGCTGCCGCGATTCCGCTGGAAGAAGCCATCCGCGCCGTCGGCAAGCAAAGCGAAAAAGTGCATGTACAAAACCTGCTGATGTCGGTTCGCTCCAAGGTACTAGAAGGGCATAGTCTGGCGCAGGGTTTGCAGCAATCCGGACGTTTTCCTGAACTGTATATTGCTACGATTGCGGCCGGTGAGCGTTCCGGACATCTGGACCTGATTCTGGATCAGTTGGCTGACTATACCGAAAACCGGTTTGCCATGCAGAAAAAAATTCAGGGTGCAATGGTCTATCCGATTATCCTGATGCTGATGTCCTTTGCGATCGTGATGGGGCTGATGACCTATGTGGTGCCGGATATCGTCAAGACTTTTGATCAGAGTAAAGACGCCTTACCGTGGATTACCGTGGCCTTGATGAAAGCCAGTGATTTTATCCGCATTGCTTGGCCATTTTTATTGATTGGTGGTGCTTTGGGGATTTTCCTGTTGGTCCGGTTTTTAAGAACCACCGCCGGGCATTATGCCTTTGACCGTCTGACCTTAAAATTACCTTTATTCGGCAAATTGTCACGCGGGATTAATGCCGCACGTTTTGCCAGTACCTTATCCATTTTGACCCAGTCTGGCGTGCCGCTGGTCGATGCACTGCGCATTGGTGCTGCAGTCAGTAACAACTGGGTGATCCGTGATGCTGTCAATCTGGCAGCGGAAAAAGTCACTGAAGGTGGCAACCTGGCGACCCAACTGGAACGCAGTGGTTATTTCCCGCCGATGATGGTACAAATGATCAAAAGTGGTGAAGCGTCTGGTGAACTGGACCGCATGTTGGAACGTGCTTCACAGATGCAGGATCGCGAAGTGACCACCCTGATTTCAACTTTACTGGCCTTGCTGGAACCTTTAATGCTGGTATTGATGGCCAGTATTGTTTTGGTGATTGTGATTGCAGTGATGCTGCCAATTGTGAATATGAATAATATGATTTAA
- a CDS encoding HlyC/CorC family transporter, whose translation MHEESGPSWGMRGLRKWLGTAPETRDELLKLVQDSRRFLEPDTVAMLEGVLDLPATKIREVMTPRTSMISLQEDDQLLDILHVLVESAHSRFPVFSSDQTDNVVGILLAKDLLPFLTEPTAKVDIRALMRQPLFVPESARSDQVLRMLKNTQTHIAVVIDEYGTTSGLVTLEDILEEIVGEIEDEHDNADEEAYYIVPDNDPTTANTWVVQALTPIEYFNNMLDATFPDDEVETMGGLLLQEIGLVSDLEGQTIELENWQFTILEADSRSIHLIRAVRQ comes from the coding sequence ATGCACGAGGAATCAGGCCCGTCGTGGGGTATGCGCGGCTTACGCAAATGGCTGGGAACTGCACCCGAAACTCGCGACGAACTGCTAAAATTAGTACAAGATTCACGTCGATTTTTAGAACCCGATACTGTTGCCATGCTTGAGGGCGTTCTTGACCTCCCGGCAACCAAAATTCGTGAAGTCATGACGCCTCGCACGTCCATGATCAGCTTACAGGAAGATGACCAACTGCTGGATATCCTGCATGTGCTGGTCGAATCTGCGCATTCACGTTTTCCGGTATTTTCTTCCGATCAGACCGATAATGTAGTCGGCATTCTGTTGGCAAAGGATTTATTGCCTTTTCTAACTGAACCGACGGCCAAAGTCGATATTCGCGCGCTTATGCGTCAGCCTTTGTTTGTTCCAGAAAGCGCCCGCTCCGATCAGGTTTTGCGCATGTTGAAGAATACCCAGACGCATATTGCGGTGGTGATTGATGAATACGGTACGACTTCGGGTCTGGTGACGCTGGAAGATATTCTGGAAGAAATTGTCGGTGAAATTGAAGATGAACATGACAATGCTGATGAAGAAGCATACTACATTGTTCCGGACAATGATCCGACTACGGCCAATACCTGGGTGGTACAAGCGCTGACCCCAATTGAGTATTTCAATAATATGCTGGATGCGACTTTCCCTGATGATGAAGTGGAAACCATGGGTGGCTTGTTATTACAGGAAATTGGTCTGGTAAGTGATCTTGAAGGTCAGACCATTGAACTGGAAAACTGGCAATTTACCATTCTTGAGGCAGATTCACGCTCGATTCACCTAATTCGAGCCGTGCGCCAATGA
- the gspG gene encoding type II secretion system major pseudopilin GspG: MKRNQLNKQTGFTLIEVMVVIVILGVLAALIVPNVMGRGEKAKVDTTVIKLQSIAGSLDQYKLDNGKYPSMQEGGLDALVNQPATAKNWVPGGYVKGGFPKDSWDNELQYVIPGTDGRSFDLYSFGADGQSGGEGTDADIYYQP, translated from the coding sequence ATGAAAAGGAATCAATTAAATAAACAGACGGGCTTTACCTTAATCGAAGTCATGGTGGTGATTGTTATTCTCGGTGTGCTTGCTGCGCTGATCGTTCCGAACGTGATGGGACGCGGTGAAAAGGCCAAAGTAGATACCACCGTGATCAAGTTGCAGAGCATTGCAGGTTCACTGGATCAATACAAGCTGGACAATGGCAAGTATCCAAGTATGCAGGAAGGTGGTCTGGATGCACTGGTGAATCAGCCAGCGACTGCAAAAAACTGGGTGCCGGGCGGTTATGTCAAAGGCGGTTTTCCAAAAGACAGCTGGGATAATGAACTGCAATATGTGATTCCGGGCACCGATGGTCGCAGCTTCGATCTGTATTCATTTGGTGCAGATGGTCAATCGGGTGGTGAAGGAACAGATGCCGATATTTATTATCAGCCTTAA
- a CDS encoding MBL fold metallo-hydrolase has translation MLQVKIVPVTAFQQNCSIVWDTETKEAILIDAGGEPEKLKTEVEALGLTVKALWLTHGHLDHAGAVGALKKAWDVPVIGPHKEDAFWLDMIQEVSARYGFPIPEKVEVTQWLEGGEVLKLGNEEFEVRFAPGHTPGHVMFYNKNYDLLWTGDVLFKGSIGRTDFPRGNHQQLLDSIQRECFSLPDETQFISGHGSISTIGFEKQHNPFVAGKAG, from the coding sequence ATGTTACAAGTCAAAATTGTTCCAGTTACTGCATTTCAGCAAAACTGTTCCATCGTTTGGGATACGGAAACTAAAGAAGCCATTTTGATTGATGCTGGGGGCGAACCTGAAAAACTGAAAACTGAAGTTGAAGCGCTGGGTTTAACGGTTAAAGCCTTGTGGCTCACTCATGGCCATCTGGATCATGCGGGTGCGGTGGGTGCGTTAAAAAAGGCTTGGGATGTACCGGTGATTGGACCGCATAAGGAAGATGCATTCTGGCTCGACATGATTCAGGAAGTTTCTGCACGTTATGGCTTCCCGATTCCGGAAAAAGTCGAAGTGACCCAATGGCTGGAAGGTGGAGAAGTGCTCAAACTCGGCAATGAAGAATTTGAAGTGCGTTTTGCTCCAGGCCATACGCCAGGTCATGTGATGTTCTATAACAAAAATTATGACTTGTTATGGACAGGGGATGTATTGTTTAAAGGTTCAATTGGCCGGACTGATTTCCCGCGTGGCAACCATCAGCAGCTCTTAGATTCCATTCAGAGAGAATGTTTTAGTCTGCCGGATGAAACTCAATTCATTTCAGGACATGGATCGATCAGCACCATTGGTTTTGAAAAGCAGCATAATCCTTTTGTTGCAGGTAAAGCGGGTTAA